In Zingiber officinale cultivar Zhangliang chromosome 6A, Zo_v1.1, whole genome shotgun sequence, a single genomic region encodes these proteins:
- the LOC121997829 gene encoding uncharacterized protein At2g34160-like: MEEVTEGVNNLQIADSDGHKKNRIQVSNTKKPLFFYVNLAKRYMQQHNEVELSALGMAIATVVTIAEILKNNGLAVERKITTSTVDITDESRGRPIQKAKIEILLGKTENFDELMAAAAAERELADGEEQN; the protein is encoded by the exons ATGGAGGAGGTTACGGAAGGCGTCAACAATCTCCAAATAGCGGATTCTGATGGACACAAGAAGAACCGGATCCAGGTCTCCAACACCAAGAAGCCGCTCTTTTTCTACGTCAACCTCGCTAAG AGATACATGCAACAGCATAACGAAGTCGAGCTATCAGCTCTTGGAATGG CAATTGCAACTGTTGTCACCATTGCGGAGATACTGAAAAACAATGGACTTGCTGTTGAGAGAA AGATTACAACATCTACTGTTGATATCACGGATGAATCACGGGGCAGACCAATCCAAAAAGCCAAG ATTGAGATATTGTTGGGCAAGACAGAAAACTTCGATGAACTAATGGCTGCTGCAGCCGCTGAGAGGGAGTTGGCAGACGGCGAAGAGCAAAACTGA